Genomic segment of Gouania willdenowi chromosome 17, fGouWil2.1, whole genome shotgun sequence:
ttagatcggtATGCAGTTTGGTGTGAATAGAGGGTTTTTACGGTGCGTCATTAACccagaagtcgccattttggagataaagcagcaggtctacAAACAGGACTCAGACAAAAGGGCCCCCGGTAGAcgcatttttcaaatgactattcCTCccttaatgctcgttgaatcgggctgtaatttgacatggatattctatgagtggatgtcaagagcctctctgagaccttttttactcggtggagccgagtcatttgactgaattctcggaatcggcccggccgtagttcatccaaacttgttacctctgccaaggaggtagTGTCTAGcattcattcaatcattcattcattttcagacccacttattcctgttcagggtcacgggggtctgctggtgccaatcTCAGGCTCTCATGAGTGTCTAACAGTCTAATTCaaaaattgatggatggattcTGATTATATTTtgaggaaatacacaaaataggaTAAGGAACAAGTGATTAGATTTTTGGATGATCCGTATCACAtagggatgcactgaaatgaTAATTCTTGGGCGAAACCGAAAATTAGACAACCAAGGCCGAAAAGCAAAACACCGAAATAAATGATTACGCAAATTATTTGTATAGCATTTATGGGTATAAATGTGTACTAATCTCACTAAAATTATAACAttgcaattgtttaaattaatattaatgcttcaaaaaataaatcaattaaaatatgaaaatatttatttagcattgtcattccaacaatgcacaatgtaaaatgaaataaaaaacataaaatccttaacttgaccccactcatacattacaTAATAATGTACAAGCTtataactgactgggctgctgtTCTCTTATTGAAACACAAAATCCATTTAGGGTGAGAGGTGTGtgcgctctctgagtgtttTCTAGCTTGGTTATTTTACATGCCGAATTCTTTAATACTAActgaattttttgtattttcttaatGAAAAACGACAACAGGAGAAGAATAGGTTTCCGTCTGTAATGAAGGCGATGACAAATAATTCCAAAAGGAAAGCAGCCATAATAGAAAAAGGTGATGTTTGAGTTTAGGatggttatttttgtgtgtacattcTCATGATCTGTAGCTCTGAGTGTTTGTTTAGCCTCAGAAAAACAGCAGTGTGTGCGCTTTCCAGTTGTATAACCGTGTTGTGAGTTAATGCTACCTTAGcaggtgtgtgtttgtatgaagTCAGCAGGCCTGAGGAAGTGTTGGCAGTGCCCTTAGAGAGAGACGTGTTTTATTAATTGTGAGGTGACGTGCAATGCTCTTGTGGGATTCTGCtgaagtgtgtgcatgtgcgtggtTCAGTTGCAGCCTGGGGTTCACGTGTGGTTACAGTGCTACAGACGGTCTCTCTAACCGGGTCACCGCGGCTCTCCTGACCTCAGACGACTCCAGTGCGCTCTAATTCACAGCTAAAGATGAGCTGGGGGGTGTGTGTACACACGGAGTGCCTTTTCTTAGAGTGTGTGAGCATGAGCTCATGAACTCATTTCATCCTCTCGCCGTCTTTGAGatgagtacacacacacgcacacaggcacGCAGTAAAGATGAGAACTGAAAGTGAAAAGTTCCTCCACATcttttgctgttattttctgACGGTCTGTGCAGCATCTGTTTCGTATTTCTTCCAAACGCTCTTGTGTTGATGGCATCTTTCCTGGTGAGGGATTGTTTTTCCACATGGTATAAATTTTAGAGCTGAGCGATATTGACCAAAAATCATAtcttgatcatttatttttgcaGAAAATTAATTCTGGGTGCCACACAGGCTCTTGTATTAACAGTAGCTGTACAATATCACAATGTGACCCACTTTAGTCTGTGtctctctaagggacagcacgtgtgagtgagttgtgtgGCATTGATTGTTTTGAGGCTGGAGCCTGGACAGACTTCAGATATACAGCAGCAGTTGAACACACTTTTCCTTTTGTAGCTCATGCTGCTGTTGGAGATGCTGGAGGAGATTAGAGGTGTTCCAACCTTTAAGAGGAACTGGTTATCAGCATCCTTCACACTGACAAACTTTCAATTAATGTCCATcgccaacaacaaaaaacaaaacaaaaggatgacataaatataaatacgcAAAACCACTCCAAAAACTCTCAAAATGAACAAacataggcaaggcaaggcaaatgtatttgtatagtgcatttcatacacaaggcaactcaatgtgctttacatgatcaaaaagtgcaaaacattcaacagcttaaaatcaataagactgggagccagtgtgaAGCTTTTAAAACTGTAGTAAtatgttctgacctctttgttctggttaagacccgagctgcagcgttctgaaccagctgtagctgtttgatgctcttttaggggattcctgtcagaagaccattacaatagtccagtctactggatataaaagcatggaccagtttctcttGATctttgagtcattaaacctttcactctggagatgttctttaggtggtagaagctgtttttgtgatagatttgatctgactcctgaatgtaagatctgagttaatcagaacaccaaggtttttgacttggtctttagcttttaaagatcgagactcaagatacttgctgatagcagtcctattttccttgttaccaaagacaatcacctccatcttgtcatggtttagttgaagaaagttttcactcatccagcagttcactttttctaagcagtcacacaacacctctatgggaccatagtcatctgggttcagtgatagatatagttgtgtgtcatctgcgtagctctgataatcaaccttaaaGTTCTGTCAAATTTGTCCtcaaggaagcatataaaggctaaacaaggggtccaagaacagagccctgaggaaccccacaggacattggtattttgtcagattcaaagttcccaatgcttacaaaatatactcacaacaatgacaacaggaggacaaaatgactccaaaaacaccacaacaaaaacacaaaaatggcatcaaaaatacatgaaacaactgcaaaaacacacaaaatgcctttTTCTGCTGCACATTGGATGCAAACGGACACTGTGTAAAGCCGTGAGAGAGGGCGGAGCAGAGAGGGGTTTGTATGAGAGAAGTTAGGGAGGAAATGACATTTCTACATATATAGAACCAGACTCTTTCTATATCTTGTATGTTCCAGTTTGCTTCATGCAATGCTGATTTAATGTACAGATAACTACTTGCAGGGTTTCTAAGGAGCATTTTATTTATCAGCCTCATGACTCAAATTGATTTAAGTTTGTGAGTCTGAACCAGGGATGCCCTCCTCATTTCATCCAAGTCTCTTTATTGTTCCTCAGGTCTTCTGCTGATTCAGAATGAGCGCCGTCTGACGTGATACATCCAGGGTTCCTCTCCTCACACGGTGAGGAAGAGTCCTTCTTCCTGAGCAGCTTTCACTACTTCCTGTGTCTCCCTGTCGCATCGCTGCCATGGGTGGAGCCGTGAGCGCCGGCGAGGACAATGACGACCTAATTGATAACCTGAAGGAGGCACAATACATCCGCACAGAGAAGGTGGAGCAGGCCTTCCGTGCCATCGACCGAGGGGATTACTACCTGGACGGGTACCGCGACGGTGCCTATAAAGATCTGGCGTGGAAGCATGGGAACATCCACCTGTCGGCGCCGTGTATCTACTCCGAGGTAATGGAGGCGCTGAAGCTGCAGCCAGGCCTGTCCTTCCTCAACCTGGGCAGCGGCACAGGATACCTGAGCACCATGGTCGGCCTCATCATTGGTGAGTCCCCATACCCAATAAAACAGCAGCATGAAGGACAGATAGATAACCTACACTTGTATAACTGTAGTGCTCAGCATTGCCGGGTGCTGTTGATCAGCCCGGTGCTTGTAAAAACTCATCGTGTATCATTGAAtcctgaaacaacaacaaccttcCTTCATTAATGTCAGATTTGCTATAATCCTTGCATAAACCAGTATAATAATGAATGTGATATTTAAAGACTGAGAAAGATCTTTCACTTTAAAGTAATTGTGTGTAAATTTTGTGGTACTCGAGCAACGGAATTCACACTTTTTTGGCAAAATTTCACAAAGTGAGCCTAAAAAAAAGCTGAGTGTAACTTGATGGCGGTCAGTTGGTCCGAGTCAATACGCAATGGCAGGACCTGCTATGCTCTCTTTGTCACTAAGGGGTTTTGTTGTTGCTCAAACACTGCTATTATTATTGGTAGTTTTCTGTGGAAACTGAATGAGCATGTTGGTGTTTCAGTGAAACTGGTGTCCATTTTAACTAAGGACGGACTTCTGCACACAACCAGCTAATGTTCAGACTCAGTCACTAGTTAACATGATGCACCTGTAGATTTCAACATCTACTGAGTAACTCATTATAGTAATATACCACACAGTGGGTCAAGGAATGAACCGAGTGCTACTTTGTGAACTACTATATGGAATATTTTTTAGCACACTAGACAATACTAAGTGGTATCAGGCACCAGTTAAATTGCAACATCTGAAAAACAACATTAGGTTTTCTAAGAACAAAGTTTTGGAGGGTTTACCaaactagtcagtactcaaGGGCTCGAGTGTGGTTCTGCTAACTCTGTCActgaaggggcggggcttcaccTGTATCGATGTAAGATCTCTGACATGCACCTAAAACATTGGTCTCCTCTTTTCACGCTGAGGTTTCTCAGGACATGTCCGTCACTGTGTTTCCAGGGCGACACAGTGATTGTATGAGTTTCTCTGTGACGTAGCCTAGAAAGAGGAGCTAGAAAGCCTCATATGGCTCGAGAGTCTTACAAAGAGTGATGGTTGAAATCCCTCTGTCTCCTCCCTCAGGGCCGTTTGGTGTGAATCACGGCGTGGAGCTGCATAAGGACGTGGTGGAATATGCTCGAGAGAAGCTGGACGAGTTCATCAAGACGAGTGACAGCTTTGACAGGTCGGAAGAAACAACTTTGACCTCTGCTACATCTCTCTGAGCTCTGGTTCCTTGTGTAGTCCACTGACATCTGGCTAGCTGTTGTGTCTGTTGTCAGGTTTGAGTTCTGCGAGCCAGTCTTTGTGGTGGGAAACTGTCTAGAGATTTCCACCGACAGCCACCAGTACGACCGTGTGTACTGTGGTGCTGGTGTGCAGAAGGAACAGGAGGACTACATGAAGGTGCTGCTGAAGGTTGGAGGCATCCTGGTGATGCCCGTCGAGGATCAGGTGAGGGACGCAGACTTcgttaaagtgaaactgtgaattGATCGTTAAAATCACTCAATACCAGTTTTCCTTTGCACTTGTgtggtttagggtaaggtttagggtaaggtttagtcttagttacgtgacctaaactggccaatgaggggcgctgcgtacggatagaatgtcggtatattgatacggcatcCGTACGGATCGCCACTGCCTTTAAAATATGACAGGGAGCGATTTCCACACTGCAGTTGCACAATCTCGGGCGATTCCCGACATTTGACAAAAGAGGAGAGGAAGTGAAGGAATCTGGGAGATCAACCTACCTTTTcgagtcgtgaccccatttttgtgttacaaatacagggTAACCAGGATTAGAgaaatatttgagaaagttaaagtaGAGAATACTTTTGTTTGAGATAGTGTTTGTGGTtaagaataataagaataattatataataaaaaaaaagaataatataaatttaatgagtcattttttatttttatcaattactagacattttaggtgaccccacatagggtcacgaccccaagtttgaaaaaacactgatttggcATGCCTGATGTGTTCCTTAGTCACTCAGCAGAGAGAGACTCTGCGGTGATGCTGCGAGTCAGATTAACCCCAGAGATGAGATGTTTCATGGGTCAAAGTATGAACGACTGAAAAAGGCTGACAGCGGCCAATCACAGAGGAGTAAAGTCATCACATCTTAGTTCCTCTAACTATGTTTCTTTACTGGTTTTGCTTCAGGACCCTTGAAGATGGTAGGGCTgctagtagggctgggcaatatatcaacattcaagatatatagagtttaatattttggtgataaagaaaattgcaatatcacctataattatatatttttatttcatagcttattttgttttaattgtattgttttaagaGGTGCTGCTTTCCCTACTTCTCATAACAGCATGAAAAggacagttagatggattactgagcgtgtcctaacccagacctttccgTGAACAAGCCACaatacaaaactcactcacacgtgctgtccctttgaggagaaaaagccaaaagtggcacatattgtgcagctgttaatCCATATTTAACCCTGGTAtagttttttttcagtttaaaatatcgagatttatatcgtatatcaccattttgagaaaaaatattgagatatgagttttattccatatcacccagccctagctgCTAGGGTCCTGTGCTCAATGCTGTTGTTGCTGGCAGGGATGGCAAGAAAGCTGCGCGCAAGGACACTATGTGACTGAGCCCAACCCGAACCCGACCAgcagttttaaatatctgtCTGGACCCAACCTGACTTGTCTGGCTTTGGCCAGTTATCCATCCTCTAATGTGCACACACTGATGTATGTGTTGATGTGGTGTGTCTCTGTGCAGCTCACACAGATCACCAGGACTGGACAGTCCACCTGGGAGAGTAAGAACATCCTGGCCGTGTCCTTTGCACCGCTGGCCCAACAGAACCGAGGCGATGGAGAGAAGCCCGACATCGTCTACCTGCGTaaatcacgcacacacacggacgcacatacacacacacgcacgcacagaggtgtgtgtgtgtgtgtgtttaaggcAAAGGTGTCCAAACATTCCATGTAGATGTAGGGAGTGATAGTTTACTTGAGATGTTATCAACCCAGAAATAATTCATGGAATCAAATATTAGCTTCTGATAAGGCTAAAGTTTTTGTTACTTAAAGGACGTGGCCTGAACGTTTGAGTTTTTAGTTCAGTCTCcctctctgtcattttcatgcTGTTGGTCTTGgcccagtttttttttactaaattagctttgtttgtttgataACCTGCCTTGGTCCGAGCAGCCTTGTGTTAGAACCAGGAATAGCAGGACCAATATACAGTAAGTTTTAAATTTGgtgttagatttttttaatctcctctCTGGGCCAATGAAAACTGGAGGGCCCGCAGACCGTAATTTGGACTTGAGGTGTTTATTAGCGGTTGACCGATATGGGATTATCAAAGGCCGACATAGATAACGATTTTCAgccgatggccgatatctaaagccgattTTGGAAGCAGTTATTTGAGGctgatgtacttttttttaaagcacattgattatgaaagacaattgaaacactcatgatATCAATGTGTAtaatagaaattaaattaaatacaccaatagaactctttacgtttattgaactttaaatatactcgtagacaaccaagtaaaacaaaaagtacaggacgggtaagtagcagtaaagcacgacaacaacatacaatgtgcaagtagtGGGTTTAAACCATTTCAAGTATCTAATAATTAAGTTCAcaaggatataataggataaggatatttgattgGGCACTATTAGAtgatatccttatcctattatatcagctttttatttctaagcctattggcttctacctctcccatgcacatgctattattattattactttttgttgttgtgtgttcatACCTCTGAActgatgttttttatgttctttcttttttcctctaaagtgctaaataaaaatcGGCCAATGGCCGATCTTGAAAAAAGCCCAAATATTAGCCTgatatatcggtcgacctctagtgTTTATGTACTGGCACATTGTTACTTATTGGACTCAATACAAACATAACATGATATAAATTGTTGTGTAGTACagaaatttggtcaaaaagaCAGCTAAAAAAtatgtgtaccctttgttctttggttattccattttaaaaacaagtcaaattaacaaatacacagtggttattttgttttactgatttaaaaactgtaacagaaatacagaaaaaccaaaatccagataagcagcatttttctattttttgttttttttttgttttttaaacttgttctgtttgtgagatatttggatatttacgggaaaataaattcaattctaATAGTGCAAGATCTAATCtattcctttttaagttcatacatgtatactgtatgcaagggaactgtggcaagatttattaagaaagtaactagtaact
This window contains:
- the pcmtd1 gene encoding protein-L-isoaspartate O-methyltransferase domain-containing protein 1; this encodes MGGAVSAGEDNDDLIDNLKEAQYIRTEKVEQAFRAIDRGDYYLDGYRDGAYKDLAWKHGNIHLSAPCIYSEVMEALKLQPGLSFLNLGSGTGYLSTMVGLIIGPFGVNHGVELHKDVVEYAREKLDEFIKTSDSFDRFEFCEPVFVVGNCLEISTDSHQYDRVYCGAGVQKEQEDYMKVLLKVGGILVMPVEDQLTQITRTGQSTWESKNILAVSFAPLAQQNRGDGEKPDIVYLPPVTVRSLQDLSRIYIRRTLSSLAGEDGLGRSSVQRVLQKRKRRRCRRRRINTYVFVGNQLIPQTVESEEEEHGEEELKQQQQEEEEEEEERDIGDIEILKQVNLLRDQIMSLPLPESLKAYLLYYREK